One region of Pseudomonadota bacterium genomic DNA includes:
- a CDS encoding sugar transferase: MRSPFSIHKTLLAVLDITITVIGFSFTFWYVFPSGMYYNSRPYPVYFIPSILTIVIIFLITFQLKGLYKYQVLTDSFVHIQTILNCYVYSLVVFVLMIFFMKTEYIADSRLTIGLGFLFSFILMIISRVIILPRIFCLFVRKGIINKKALIVGAGIHGRDICNCLDNNPESYFEIVGFVDDNTKHAGTHFCGKEVLGTSHNIAKLVKTFNVKEIIIAISNIEKEKLLDIIDRCKTAGVVIHVISELFLKVYEKLQVEEFGGLITYRIVPGQNGVVRSAAKRIIDVAGSGFLLMLSTPLFLIIALAVKRDSHGPTFYRSEVVGRGGRTFLTYKFRTMIDKHAVRDLDRQRYNEGRKKHTEFMKNFIQGKVQNEYYLNDESRITRVGRFLRKYSFDELPQLINVFKGEMSLVGPRFCSPEEYSFYKPWHKQRFAVKPGITGVWQVFARSAVSYDDMVMLDLYYIQNKSLLFDLEILLRTVSVVLFGRGSRIIDKQEDIRMKVSGKGKRTKDKGARRKAGSRRF, from the coding sequence ATGCGCTCACCTTTTTCAATACATAAAACATTGCTTGCGGTTTTAGATATAACCATAACCGTTATTGGGTTTAGCTTCACCTTTTGGTACGTGTTTCCCTCGGGAATGTATTATAATTCGAGGCCCTACCCGGTCTATTTTATACCCTCCATCCTCACAATTGTAATTATTTTCTTAATTACTTTTCAGTTAAAAGGTCTATACAAGTATCAGGTTCTTACGGATTCGTTCGTACATATTCAAACAATCCTCAATTGCTATGTTTACAGTTTAGTAGTTTTTGTTCTTATGATCTTTTTTATGAAAACGGAATATATCGCAGATAGTAGGCTTACTATAGGTTTGGGATTTCTTTTTTCTTTTATACTAATGATAATATCACGGGTAATAATTCTGCCGAGGATATTTTGTTTGTTTGTAAGAAAAGGGATTATCAATAAAAAGGCTTTGATAGTTGGTGCGGGAATACACGGTAGAGATATATGCAATTGCTTAGATAATAATCCTGAAAGTTATTTTGAAATTGTTGGCTTTGTTGATGACAACACCAAACATGCTGGAACGCATTTTTGTGGTAAAGAGGTCCTGGGTACCAGCCACAATATTGCAAAGTTAGTCAAGACGTTTAATGTTAAAGAAATAATAATAGCAATAAGCAATATTGAAAAAGAGAAACTGCTGGATATCATCGATCGCTGCAAAACGGCCGGCGTTGTGATACATGTCATTTCTGAACTATTTTTAAAAGTCTATGAGAAGTTACAGGTGGAGGAATTTGGAGGTCTTATAACATACCGGATTGTTCCCGGACAGAATGGTGTGGTACGAAGTGCGGCAAAGCGCATTATTGATGTAGCCGGTTCAGGCTTTCTGCTAATGCTGTCAACCCCTTTATTTTTGATTATTGCTCTGGCTGTTAAAAGGGATTCACATGGGCCGACCTTTTATAGAAGCGAAGTGGTAGGGCGAGGCGGCCGAACGTTTTTAACGTATAAATTCAGGACCATGATTGATAAACATGCAGTACGGGACCTCGACCGTCAGAGATATAATGAAGGAAGAAAAAAACACACAGAGTTTATGAAAAACTTCATCCAGGGTAAAGTTCAGAATGAGTACTATTTAAACGATGAATCGCGGATTACCAGAGTGGGGCGATTTTTGCGTAAATATTCGTTTGATGAATTACCTCAATTGATAAATGTGTTTAAAGGGGAAATGAGCCTTGTAGGGCCTAGGTTTTGCTCACCCGAGGAATATTCATTCTATAAGCCCTGGCATAAACAACGTTTTGCGGTTAAGCCTGGAATAACGGGTGTGTGGCAGGTTTTTGCGAGAAGCGCTGTCAGCTATGACGATATGGTAATGCTTGACCTTTACTACATCCAAAACAAATCACTTCTTTTTGATCTTGAAATTCTATTGAGAACGGTATCGGTTGTTCTGTTTGGCAGGGGCAGCAGGATAATAGATAAGCAAGAAGATATCAGAATGAAGGTGAGCGGTAAAGGTAAAAGGACAAAGGATAAAGGGGCAAGGAGAAAGGCGGGTAGCCGCAGGTTTTAA
- the asnB gene encoding asparagine synthase (glutamine-hydrolyzing) yields MCGIVGYISQNDKPIDKHVFEKMTESLDHRGPDGSGIKYFFGSPFLSLGHKRLSIIDLTPAGHQPMSNEDGSIWIVYNGEIYNYQNIKFLLESRGHVFLSHTDTEVIIHAYEEWGTECVHKFNGMFAFALWDNNKKLLWLIRDRLGIKPLYYALIKEGLIFASEIKALLVSGLVDVAPDFVSLITPTRYQISPFTGFKNISKLPPAHELIYHNGNSSIRPYWSIDVSEDIYNESAAQEELEALLDDAVKLQMIADVPIGCFLSGGIDSSIITALMTKHTSQPINTFTIKFSDEDQRFEQMPRDDFYARQVSGLFYTNHKEFEIKPDITSLLPKLIYHLDEPLTDPAAINTYMISKAAQATGVTVLLNGMGGDEIFGGYRKQLACMLADDYQKCMPGFLRHWAAVMIENVPTATSKRAFKTVRWVKRFLSFASKPRYERYLTSDLSLRPDDFQQIYNKDIKYDQTYFYQYQKKYFNNKFSYLTQMCLNDTSVFLPEHNLLYSDKACMAASVEGRPPLTDHRIVEFMFKVAPSLRIKWFTQKYLLKKVSEKYLPRSIVYRPKAPFGAPLRSWIRRDLKGMVDDLLTPSNLKRRGLYNADYVAKIIKQDREGKEDHSILIWQLLTSEIWFRTFFDQPLEICSNSHRN; encoded by the coding sequence ATGTGTGGTATAGTCGGCTATATTAGCCAAAACGACAAGCCGATAGACAAGCATGTATTTGAGAAAATGACCGAGTCGCTCGATCATCGGGGGCCGGATGGCAGCGGTATAAAATATTTTTTCGGTAGTCCTTTCTTGTCGTTGGGTCACAAAAGGCTGTCAATCATTGATCTTACGCCGGCAGGTCATCAACCAATGTCCAATGAAGATGGATCAATATGGATTGTTTACAATGGGGAGATCTATAATTATCAAAATATAAAGTTTCTTCTGGAGTCCAGAGGACATGTCTTTCTGTCTCATACCGATACGGAAGTAATTATTCATGCCTATGAGGAATGGGGAACTGAATGCGTCCACAAATTTAACGGCATGTTTGCTTTCGCCCTGTGGGATAATAACAAAAAGCTTCTCTGGCTGATTCGGGACAGATTGGGGATTAAGCCTCTCTACTATGCCTTAATCAAGGAGGGATTGATCTTTGCCTCTGAAATCAAGGCATTGCTGGTAAGTGGCTTGGTTGATGTTGCTCCGGATTTTGTATCGCTTATAACTCCGACGCGCTATCAAATATCACCTTTTACAGGCTTCAAAAATATTTCCAAGCTCCCGCCGGCTCATGAACTCATTTATCATAATGGGAATAGTTCTATTCGTCCCTATTGGTCAATCGACGTTTCAGAAGATATCTATAATGAATCTGCGGCACAAGAAGAGTTAGAAGCGCTCTTGGATGATGCCGTAAAGCTGCAAATGATCGCTGATGTCCCTATCGGTTGTTTCTTGAGCGGCGGCATTGATTCTTCTATCATTACTGCCCTCATGACAAAACACACAAGTCAACCGATCAATACGTTTACGATCAAGTTTTCAGACGAGGATCAAAGATTCGAGCAGATGCCCCGTGACGATTTCTATGCGCGCCAGGTTTCCGGTCTTTTTTATACAAATCACAAGGAATTCGAAATCAAACCGGATATCACATCTTTGTTACCCAAACTTATTTATCATCTGGACGAACCATTGACCGATCCCGCCGCCATCAATACCTATATGATCTCAAAAGCGGCGCAAGCTACCGGGGTGACCGTGCTGCTGAATGGGATGGGCGGCGATGAGATATTTGGCGGCTATCGCAAGCAGTTGGCTTGCATGCTTGCCGATGATTATCAAAAGTGCATGCCAGGTTTTCTCCGTCATTGGGCTGCGGTGATGATAGAGAATGTACCAACGGCTACGTCGAAGAGGGCCTTCAAGACGGTTCGCTGGGTCAAACGTTTCCTATCCTTTGCTTCGAAGCCAAGATATGAGCGCTACTTAACTTCAGATCTATCCCTCAGACCGGATGATTTTCAGCAGATCTATAATAAGGACATCAAATATGACCAGACCTACTTCTATCAATACCAGAAGAAGTATTTCAATAACAAGTTTTCTTATCTGACACAAATGTGCCTGAATGATACTTCAGTATTTTTACCTGAACATAATTTGCTTTATTCTGACAAGGCATGTATGGCGGCCAGTGTGGAAGGTAGACCACCATTGACCGATCACCGCATTGTGGAGTTCATGTTCAAGGTGGCACCATCCCTGCGAATAAAATGGTTTACCCAGAAATATCTCCTAAAGAAAGTTTCGGAAAAGTACTTGCCAAGATCCATTGTGTATCGTCCGAAAGCGCCCTTCGGTGCCCCGTTACGTTCCTGGATTAGAAGAGATTTAAAAGGAATGGTGGACGATCTGCTGACACCCTCAAATTTGAAAAGACGAGGGTTATATAATGCGGACTATGTGGCAAAAATCATTAAGCAGGACCGAGAAGGCAAGGAGGATCATTCCATTTTGATCTGGCAACTCCTTACGTCTGAAATATGGTTCAGGACTTTTTTTGATCAGCCGCTGGAAATATGCAGCAACTCACACAGAAACTGA
- the wecB gene encoding UDP-N-acetylglucosamine 2-epimerase (non-hydrolyzing), with product MKLLIVAGARPNFMKIAPIIRALKRQDAVQGSRFKVQGSVEEEENLSHPSPLTPHPSPLTWKLIHTGQHYDQDMSQVFFDELEIPTPDYDLNAGSGTHAEQTAKIMVAFEKVCADERPDVVVVVGDVNSTLACSIVAKKFCIKVAHVEAGLRSGDWTMPEEINRVVTDSISDYLFVTEKNGQENLLKEGKLPESIFFVGHVMVDNLLYMKGKLDTGKLGSSEVGKLKKTLGKYVFLTLHRPSNVDDPETFRGIVDALNEISKDLPILFPVHPRTRHQLNLLPFTFHLSPSICLLPPLSFMESLYLWKDAALVLTDSGGLQEETTALGIPCFTIRENTERPITIEEGTNTLVGSSKDGILAAWRNFQDGNVKKGKVPELWDGHASERIVEILISKGKAK from the coding sequence ATGAAACTATTAATAGTAGCTGGTGCTCGTCCTAACTTCATGAAAATAGCACCGATCATCCGTGCACTGAAGCGGCAAGATGCTGTTCAAGGTTCAAGGTTCAAGGTTCAAGGTTCGGTAGAGGAAGAGGAGAATCTTTCTCACCCCTCACCCCTCACCCCTCACCCCTCACCCCTTACCTGGAAACTCATTCACACCGGTCAGCACTACGACCAAGATATGTCGCAAGTCTTTTTTGACGAGTTGGAGATTCCAACACCGGATTATGATTTGAATGCAGGATCGGGCACCCATGCTGAGCAAACGGCAAAGATTATGGTTGCGTTCGAGAAAGTTTGCGCTGATGAGCGGCCTGATGTGGTGGTTGTGGTTGGAGACGTGAATTCAACATTGGCCTGTAGCATCGTTGCCAAGAAGTTCTGCATCAAGGTAGCTCATGTGGAGGCGGGCCTCCGCAGTGGCGACTGGACCATGCCCGAGGAGATAAACCGGGTCGTGACTGATTCTATTTCAGATTATCTCTTTGTTACGGAAAAGAACGGCCAGGAGAATTTGCTGAAGGAAGGAAAGCTGCCGGAGAGTATTTTTTTTGTGGGACATGTGATGGTGGATAATCTGCTGTACATGAAGGGTAAGTTGGACACCGGGAAGTTGGGAAGTTCAGAAGTTGGGAAGTTAAAGAAAACTCTCGGCAAGTATGTGTTTCTGACACTGCACCGCCCTTCCAATGTGGATGACCCCGAAACTTTTCGTGGAATTGTAGATGCTTTGAATGAAATTTCCAAAGACCTGCCCATCCTCTTCCCTGTTCATCCCCGCACCCGTCATCAGCTCAACCTTTTACCTTTTACCTTTCACCTTTCACCTTCGATCTGTCTCTTACCTCCTTTGTCTTTCATGGAATCTCTTTACCTCTGGAAAGATGCTGCACTTGTTCTCACTGATAGCGGCGGACTGCAGGAAGAGACGACCGCCCTTGGCATCCCCTGCTTTACCATCCGTGAAAATACAGAACGCCCCATCACTATCGAAGAAGGCACGAACACACTCGTTGGCTCTTCTAAGGACGGCATCTTGGCGGCATGGAGGAACTTCCAGGACGGAAATGTGAAAAAAGGCAAGGTGCCGGAACTTTGGGACGGCCACGCCTCTGAACGAATCGTTGAAATTCTTATCTCAAAAGGCAAGGCGAAATGA
- a CDS encoding DUF354 domain-containing protein, which translates to MKIWIDLANSPQVLFFRPLIPEFEKCGHEVAITTRSFAQTIDLANFFRMKHIPIGEHGGKKLGKIGLAVLNRAWGLVKYAKGRKFDLAISHNSYAQALAAKIMGIPLVTSMDYEYQPANHICFRFAKKVIVPEFFPLQDIKRYGAYKKYLRYHGTKEEIYLYDFIPQKDYFESIGVPRGKIVAVMRPPGSWGLYHHFENPLFEKALEHVAKKPDTYVIFLPRVEEQKEIAKRLDYPNIFVPNHALDGPNLLYHADFVVSGGGSMNREAAVLGTPTYSMFKGRLAAVDNYLIERGRMVHIDSENGINNIHISKKANSHKMKNHNNLIDEVVGLFLSN; encoded by the coding sequence ATGAAAATTTGGATTGATCTTGCAAATTCGCCACAAGTACTTTTTTTCCGGCCACTTATACCTGAGTTTGAAAAATGTGGCCATGAGGTGGCAATAACGACAAGATCTTTTGCTCAGACGATTGACCTCGCCAATTTTTTTCGCATGAAGCATATTCCAATTGGTGAACATGGTGGTAAGAAATTAGGGAAAATAGGTCTTGCGGTGCTGAATCGTGCCTGGGGATTAGTCAAGTATGCAAAAGGTAGAAAGTTTGACCTTGCAATTAGTCACAACTCTTATGCACAAGCGTTGGCTGCGAAGATCATGGGGATTCCCCTTGTGACTTCAATGGATTATGAATATCAACCAGCCAATCACATCTGTTTCCGTTTTGCAAAAAAAGTGATCGTTCCGGAATTCTTTCCACTGCAAGATATTAAAAGGTATGGAGCATATAAAAAATACTTGCGTTATCATGGAACAAAAGAGGAAATCTATCTCTATGATTTTATACCGCAAAAGGATTATTTTGAATCCATAGGTGTTCCACGGGGTAAAATTGTTGCCGTTATGAGGCCTCCGGGATCATGGGGACTTTATCATCATTTTGAGAACCCACTCTTTGAAAAAGCGTTAGAACATGTTGCGAAAAAGCCTGATACCTATGTGATATTTCTACCAAGAGTTGAAGAACAAAAAGAGATTGCCAAACGTTTAGATTACCCAAACATTTTTGTACCGAACCATGCTTTGGACGGTCCCAACCTTTTGTATCATGCTGATTTTGTTGTGAGCGGCGGCGGAAGCATGAACAGGGAAGCGGCTGTCCTTGGAACGCCGACATACTCAATGTTCAAAGGAAGGTTGGCGGCTGTTGACAATTATCTTATCGAGCGGGGAAGGATGGTTCATATTGATTCCGAAAATGGAATAAACAATATCCACATCTCAAAAAAGGCAAATTCTCATAAAATGAAAAATCACAATAATCTTATAGATGAAGTGGTTGGATTGTTCTTGTCAAACTGA
- a CDS encoding Gfo/Idh/MocA family oxidoreductase — protein MFNISILGLGWWGSKLLRNFHNHTQIAQVIGVDHSQACREEIFKTFSVKCFAGYDKVIADKNITAVVVATPPPTHFELAKQSLLSGKDVLLTKPPTQTIGELEELTEIAQAGNRIFMMDSTFVYSDPVRKVKTLLDGGLFDNIRFVQSLRYGNDLRMHHISRLKNTMLKNDVNVVDDLFFHDMAILNYLFPDEEFKPISVHHANMLSDDLCDTAFIRLDTKRFPVHVGLSWTLPERRRELLIADGEKQLIYDDLKQENKLELFWIEEKKQEFIDHGNGEPLFMVADHFVKCVEKRQQPFTDGQYMLKVMKSLNAVQDLSRGVR, from the coding sequence ATGTTTAATATTTCGATATTGGGGCTTGGCTGGTGGGGTTCAAAATTACTTCGCAATTTTCATAACCATACTCAAATTGCTCAAGTAATCGGCGTAGACCATTCTCAGGCATGCAGAGAGGAAATTTTTAAAACATTCTCCGTGAAATGTTTCGCAGGTTACGATAAAGTTATTGCTGATAAAAATATTACCGCAGTTGTTGTGGCAACTCCTCCTCCAACACACTTTGAGTTAGCAAAGCAATCCTTACTTTCGGGGAAGGATGTGTTGCTAACTAAACCGCCAACACAGACTATCGGGGAACTGGAAGAACTTACAGAAATTGCTCAAGCAGGGAATAGAATTTTCATGATGGATTCTACCTTCGTGTACAGTGATCCTGTGCGAAAGGTAAAGACACTCCTTGATGGGGGCCTTTTCGACAATATAAGATTTGTGCAGTCCTTGCGGTACGGAAACGATCTTCGGATGCACCATATAAGCCGTCTGAAAAACACTATGCTTAAGAACGATGTAAATGTAGTCGACGACCTTTTCTTTCATGACATGGCTATTCTCAATTACTTGTTTCCTGATGAGGAATTCAAACCTATTTCTGTTCACCATGCTAATATGCTTTCCGATGATTTGTGCGATACCGCATTTATTAGGCTTGATACCAAACGATTTCCAGTCCATGTAGGGTTAAGTTGGACATTGCCTGAAAGACGGCGCGAACTGTTGATTGCTGATGGTGAAAAGCAATTGATTTATGATGATCTGAAACAGGAAAACAAATTAGAGTTGTTTTGGATAGAAGAAAAAAAACAGGAATTTATCGATCACGGAAATGGAGAGCCTCTTTTTATGGTTGCTGATCATTTTGTCAAATGTGTTGAAAAACGGCAGCAGCCATTCACTGACGGACAATATATGCTCAAAGTCATGAAAAGTCTCAATGCAGTCCAGGATTTATCCCGAGGGGTTCGGTGA
- a CDS encoding delta-aminolevulinic acid dehydratase, translating to MVSSKTMQNVREISDKLYSWMSVQEFKGWDPFDALNSPLLQGAICINRWAGVAALQLVKRSPINLRHVLLVPKTINAKGIGLVLMALTFRYRLNHQEDDKQRAFQLARWLKEHQSKGHSGACWGYPFEWPNRAFYAPKGTPTIVNTSFIADALLDLYELSGDEQWLTLALSSCEFLVKDLKRTDRDGTFCFSYTPIDNSCVHNANLLGASLLARAGNLSGNSDFIDLAMKSAAYSMNSQRPDGSWPYGEATNQAWIDSFHTGYNILALKSIYEYSGDETARESCKKGYKYYLRNFFLPDGTIKFYHNRIEPLDAHAFAHAIICLTEMADVFQTPPELVEKVLDRMVELFWSGKGYFYWQIKNGILYKLACMRWVESWALLALTQYLQYKEVKK from the coding sequence ATGGTTTCTTCAAAAACAATGCAAAATGTTAGAGAAATCAGCGATAAGTTATATTCATGGATGTCTGTGCAGGAATTCAAGGGATGGGACCCTTTCGACGCCCTCAATAGCCCCTTGTTACAGGGAGCAATTTGCATTAACCGCTGGGCCGGGGTGGCAGCCTTGCAGCTTGTAAAGCGAAGCCCAATAAACCTGCGCCACGTGCTGCTCGTTCCGAAGACCATCAATGCCAAAGGAATCGGATTGGTCCTGATGGCACTGACCTTTCGGTATCGTCTGAATCATCAGGAGGATGACAAGCAACGTGCGTTTCAATTAGCTAGGTGGCTCAAGGAACATCAATCAAAAGGTCACAGCGGTGCTTGCTGGGGTTATCCTTTTGAATGGCCTAACCGAGCGTTTTATGCTCCAAAAGGTACACCAACTATTGTAAATACCTCTTTCATAGCTGACGCATTGCTGGACCTCTATGAGTTGTCCGGCGATGAACAATGGCTGACTTTGGCTCTATCTTCCTGTGAGTTCCTTGTGAAAGACCTTAAACGAACAGATAGGGATGGAACATTCTGCTTCTCTTACACCCCTATCGACAACTCGTGTGTACACAACGCAAACCTTCTCGGTGCCTCGTTACTGGCGCGCGCGGGGAATTTAAGTGGCAACTCTGACTTCATTGATTTGGCCATGAAAAGTGCTGCATATAGCATGAACTCACAAAGGCCCGATGGCAGTTGGCCATATGGCGAGGCAACTAATCAAGCATGGATTGATAGTTTTCACACAGGCTACAACATATTGGCTCTCAAAAGTATTTACGAATATTCTGGAGATGAAACAGCAAGAGAGTCGTGTAAGAAAGGTTACAAATACTATCTTAGAAATTTCTTTTTGCCTGATGGAACTATAAAATTCTATCATAATAGGATTGAACCCTTAGACGCACATGCGTTCGCTCACGCAATCATCTGTTTGACCGAAATGGCAGATGTTTTTCAAACGCCCCCCGAGCTTGTCGAAAAGGTTTTAGACCGTATGGTTGAACTTTTCTGGTCAGGAAAAGGCTACTTTTACTGGCAGATTAAGAATGGTATCCTCTATAAGTTGGCCTGCATGCGCTGGGTTGAATCATGGGCTTTGTTGGCCTTAACACAATACCTCCAGTATAAGGAAGTCAAAAAATGA
- a CDS encoding bi-domain-containing oxidoreductase — translation MQITEVPLPNLQQGMLLVRNLYSVISAGTESGTVKAARKGYLGKALEKPQQVRQVLDTLKAQGPLQTYRAVMKKLDAWSPLGYSCVGEVVDVAHDVNEFKVGDLVGCGGATASHAEVVVVPKNLCVEILQGSRFKVQGSKDINEHLKMAAYNTLGAIAMQGVRQADLRLGETCAVIGLGLLGQLTATLLTASGVKVVGIDIDRNAVDFSIQHGFHNVFNHGNAGIENKINELTYGIGCDAAIITAASESLDPINFAGAISRKRGTIVIVGAVPTGFDRDPHFYKKELTVRMSCSYGPGRYDSEYEEKGHDYPVGHVRWTEKRNMQAFQDLLVSGKMDISHLTTHVFKLEDAPKAYDMILQKSEPYVGILIEYDRNKELNQFKVQGSRFKVQGSVNSTHRPSPVSIGFIGAGSYAQSHLLPNIPKSSDISLKGVMTSSPISSRSAMDRFGFQFCTSCEDDIFSSDEINTVFIAARHNSHADYVIKALKAGKHVFVEKPLCITEDELYAIVEEVRKFGSSEVKQNPILPSSHLRTSAPPVLMVGFNRRFSPLTGIIREKLGAGTMSMIYRVNAGFIPNDSWSQDREIGGGRILGEVCHFVDYLTYCNGSLPKSVYAVAIDDAYHNHDTLTVSLKYENGSIGSIEYFANGSKSLAKEYIEIYKQGTVAVLNDFRELTIYEKGKPFKKKLLSQDKGQKMEVNVFLDAVQKGYTMPIPISEIFSTTEVTFKILESLRTRQVVAL, via the coding sequence ATGCAGATCACTGAAGTACCATTGCCGAATCTGCAACAGGGGATGCTGTTGGTGCGGAATTTATACTCCGTGATTTCTGCAGGAACAGAGAGTGGTACAGTAAAGGCGGCCAGGAAGGGCTATCTCGGCAAGGCGTTGGAAAAGCCGCAGCAGGTAAGGCAGGTGCTCGACACGCTCAAAGCACAGGGGCCACTACAGACTTATCGAGCGGTGATGAAGAAGCTCGATGCCTGGTCACCCTTGGGGTACTCTTGCGTCGGTGAAGTGGTTGATGTTGCCCACGATGTGAACGAGTTTAAGGTCGGGGATTTAGTAGGGTGTGGTGGTGCAACCGCATCCCATGCAGAGGTGGTGGTGGTGCCAAAAAATCTTTGCGTGGAAATACTACAAGGTTCAAGGTTCAAGGTTCAAGGTTCAAAGGATATAAATGAACATCTAAAGATGGCGGCATACAACACGTTGGGGGCGATCGCGATGCAGGGTGTTCGGCAGGCGGATCTGCGACTTGGGGAAACCTGTGCGGTTATCGGGTTGGGGTTGCTCGGTCAATTGACAGCTACCCTGCTGACTGCTTCTGGTGTCAAGGTGGTTGGGATAGACATTGATCGGAATGCAGTTGATTTTTCTATTCAGCATGGATTCCATAATGTATTCAATCATGGTAATGCCGGGATTGAGAATAAAATTAATGAACTCACTTATGGAATAGGGTGTGATGCAGCGATAATCACCGCAGCTTCGGAATCACTCGATCCAATAAATTTCGCAGGCGCAATCTCTCGCAAAAGAGGCACGATAGTTATTGTCGGAGCAGTTCCTACTGGCTTTGATCGGGATCCTCACTTTTATAAAAAGGAGCTTACGGTAAGAATGTCCTGCTCTTATGGCCCGGGGCGTTATGATTCTGAATACGAAGAAAAGGGGCATGATTATCCTGTAGGTCATGTTCGTTGGACTGAAAAAAGGAACATGCAGGCTTTTCAGGATCTTCTGGTTTCTGGCAAAATGGATATTTCTCATCTCACGACCCACGTTTTTAAGCTTGAAGATGCACCGAAAGCTTACGACATGATTCTCCAAAAGTCTGAACCATATGTAGGGATCCTTATCGAATACGACCGTAATAAAGAGTTGAATCAGTTCAAGGTTCAAGGTTCAAGGTTCAAGGTTCAAGGTTCTGTCAACTCAACCCATCGCCCATCACCTGTTTCAATTGGTTTCATTGGTGCTGGTTCTTATGCACAAAGCCACTTATTGCCGAATATCCCGAAAAGTTCCGATATCAGTTTAAAGGGCGTTATGACTTCTTCACCGATAAGTTCGCGCTCTGCCATGGACCGCTTTGGCTTTCAATTTTGTACAAGTTGCGAGGACGATATTTTTTCCAGTGATGAGATTAATACGGTATTCATTGCCGCCCGCCATAATTCGCACGCTGACTATGTAATTAAGGCGCTCAAAGCCGGCAAACATGTCTTCGTCGAAAAGCCCCTCTGCATCACTGAAGACGAACTATATGCTATAGTTGAAGAAGTTCGGAAGTTCGGAAGTTCGGAAGTTAAGCAGAACCCCATCCTCCCATCCTCCCACCTCCGCACCTCCGCACCTCCGGTGCTCATGGTTGGCTTCAACCGGCGTTTTTCACCATTGACGGGGATTATACGGGAGAAACTGGGAGCTGGCACTATGTCCATGATCTATAGAGTTAACGCTGGGTTTATCCCTAATGATTCATGGTCTCAAGACAGAGAAATTGGCGGAGGTCGCATTTTGGGTGAAGTTTGTCATTTTGTTGATTATCTGACTTATTGTAATGGTTCGTTGCCAAAATCAGTGTATGCTGTTGCTATAGATGATGCCTATCACAATCATGATACTCTAACAGTATCGCTAAAATACGAAAACGGGTCGATTGGCAGTATAGAATATTTTGCGAATGGTTCTAAATCGCTCGCTAAAGAATACATAGAGATTTACAAGCAAGGCACGGTCGCAGTTTTAAATGATTTTCGAGAGCTAACTATTTATGAAAAAGGCAAACCATTTAAGAAGAAGCTTCTTTCCCAGGATAAGGGGCAAAAGATGGAAGTCAATGTGTTTCTGGATGCAGTGCAAAAAGGGTATACGATGCCAATTCCCATCTCGGAAATCTTCAGCACCACGGAGGTGACATTTAAGATCCTGGAATCCCTGCGAACCAGGCAGGTGGTTGCCCTATAA